GAGCCACCGTTCGCCGCTCCCGTGGAGAACGCAATGATAAAGCCTAGGTGCCGCGGATCACCAAATGCACCGGTTTTCAAGCCGGCTGAGTCGGTCTTCGCCCGCAGTGCCAGCCGGACCTCAGCCGGGGACTCCACGGAAAAGGTTCGGTATGTGATCGAGGAGGTCGCACTGCACCCTTGGAAGGGCCTGTCGATTAAGCGTGGGAACAAAACCAGAGTTTGTTTCCCTCTGAGTCCAGGAAGCCGCCTACCCAGAACCTGCCTTCGTACAGCGTCACCGGGTCAGATATGGTAACTGCTCGTTCCACTAATCGTTTCTCGGTCTCTCGAGCATCCGGTACTTGCAAGGTGATGCGCGGATTCGGATCCCCGGTGGGAGGATATTCGCGGATACTCAGTACCGAGCTGCCGATTCGGTAACCCACCTCACCGGTCGTTTCGCGATCTTCCTCCAACTGGAGGATTTGCGAATAGAAACGCCGGGCTCGAACGACATCTGTTGCGCCCAACGCAATTACCTTGACTGATTGGAATCCGAAAGGTGAATCTTTCATTTGAATCTTCCTATCTGTATTGTATCTATCCCCCCTTCGCCGCCAGCGCGCAAGTTAGAAGCGGCCCCAAGCGCCGCCGCCGCTGATCAGCTGCGGTCGCTGCTGCGGCGCTCGGGTTCGACCGGCGCGCCTATTCTGTCGTGGTCGTGTCCGCCTGGATCGCGATGACCTGCAGCCGGTCCACGGTTACATGGGCGTCACGAATCGGAACGGCGGCTGCCGCGGCGGTCGCGCCGGCGCGTGGCACGAGGAGGGGAACGGGCACGATGGTGACCTTCAGAGATTTGCCGTCTGTACTTTGATCTTTGACGATCCCGGTGACGTCAAACGACTGGCTGTGGCCGCCGGAGTGGTGCGCTCCCGCGTGCTTGATTCCGAACAGCGCCAGACTGCCGACGTAGTTTGAGCTATCCGGAGTGGGAGTGGCGCCCTCGGGAAGGTTTACGTAGACCTGGTAGGCAGCCGCAGGAACGGTTTGGTAATCGATGCCGCTTAGCTCGAGCAGAAGGTGACGCTCCTTTCCGGAGGGCACGTCGAGCAATGCCTCCTTGACGGCGCGGGCACCGAACACGTTTCTACCGGTAAGCGGGACCTCTTTGACGGTAGGCAGGCTTGACGAGAGTTCCACCGGCTGATTGATGGCGCCGAGGTCGACCCGCTCAGGGGTGGCAACCGCAGCCGCCGCAACGGCTTCATCGCTCCCTGCAGCCGCCGCGACGCGCCTGACGCGCCCCGGAAGGTTGGCGGATAACGGATGGCAGGTCGACTTGTCCGTATCGAAATGGATGTGGAGGTTCTCTGCCTGCATGTAGAAGCCGCGTTCGAGGTTCTGCGGGGTTGCGTCACGGTCGTAAAACCACCACGGCTTTTCGGTAAACCAAGCTGCCGGCGGCGCACTGCCCCATTGACGATGGGGAAGGCAGTCCCAGACGCTCCAGAGACGATCGATGTTGCAGTGATGAGCCCAGAAAATGGGATCTCCTGCCGCCGTGGTGACCTGCGACATGAGCCCGCCCGTGCCGCTGTTGCCGGCAGGGTCCGTCGCGATAAAGCCGCCGATGGCAAAGTGCACATTATTGTGAGGAGTCGTTTCGATCCGGCCTTGCGCACCCGGTTCAAGGTCGTTGGCGGCACCGGCAAACCCGCCGTCAGCGGTCACGCCGAAAAATTTTTCCGCCTGAAAGGCGAAGTCGGTCGAGACGGCGGCATCACTGAGCTCAAGTAATCCCTGCGTAAACGCATTTTCCCGGCGCGCATCGTAAAGGGGGTTGGTGGGCTGCCCTGTCGCAGGATCGTTCTCCGGGGCCCCATACAACGCCGGAAAGCCCCGCTGCTTCTTGTCGGTATAATCCCAGTAGGGAAGGCTAAGCCCCGGGTCTTGGGCGGCGTCACGCAGAATCCGTTCGAAGTAGTAGACGTACGCACGATGCCAGATCAAGAAATTCGCCGAGGCAAGCTTCAGTTCCGGGAAATGCGGACACTGATTCCAGAAGCGTTTTTGGTCGACCTTGGCAACGTCAGGATCCTGTTTTTGAGCGTCTGCAACCGCATCAGGCTCGACCCCATGCACCGCGGCCTGAAAAAACCAGCTGCGTGGATCGGACGGCTTGCGCGATTTCATCACCTGGACGCCGCGCTGAAGGGATTTAACCCGGTTCTGATCTTTGACAAAATCCTCAAGCTTCATCCGAGGATGGGTCAGCGTGGACGTGGACGCAGCCTCGGCGACGGCGAGCGGGC
The sequence above is a segment of the Verrucomicrobiota bacterium genome. Coding sequences within it:
- a CDS encoding tyrosinase family protein; the protein is MEVTRRNFIKITASGLVLFGRTSPLAVAEAASTSTLTHPRMKLEDFVKDQNRVKSLQRGVQVMKSRKPSDPRSWFFQAAVHGVEPDAVADAQKQDPDVAKVDQKRFWNQCPHFPELKLASANFLIWHRAYVYYFERILRDAAQDPGLSLPYWDYTDKKQRGFPALYGAPENDPATGQPTNPLYDARRENAFTQGLLELSDAAVSTDFAFQAEKFFGVTADGGFAGAANDLEPGAQGRIETTPHNNVHFAIGGFIATDPAGNSGTGGLMSQVTTAAGDPIFWAHHCNIDRLWSVWDCLPHRQWGSAPPAAWFTEKPWWFYDRDATPQNLERGFYMQAENLHIHFDTDKSTCHPLSANLPGRVRRVAAAAGSDEAVAAAAVATPERVDLGAINQPVELSSSLPTVKEVPLTGRNVFGARAVKEALLDVPSGKERHLLLELSGIDYQTVPAAAYQVYVNLPEGATPTPDSSNYVGSLALFGIKHAGAHHSGGHSQSFDVTGIVKDQSTDGKSLKVTIVPVPLLVPRAGATAAAAAVPIRDAHVTVDRLQVIAIQADTTTTE
- a CDS encoding VOC family protein; translation: MKDSPFGFQSVKVIALGATDVVRARRFYSQILQLEEDRETTGEVGYRIGSSVLSIREYPPTGDPNPRITLQVPDARETEKRLVERAVTISDPVTLYEGRFWVGGFLDSEGNKLWFCSHA